In Penicillium oxalicum strain HP7-1 chromosome I, whole genome shotgun sequence, a single window of DNA contains:
- a CDS encoding putative glucan endo-1,3-beta-glucosidase btgC yields MNYDGDDDYNRNHISAVPLHRYPQTLRQNSSVTPGVDNLGPSSVGGGISGIALGVANSHDRLSGIDAVHSMDHDGFTGPAERGYHTTGSDNPYIPYNPNVNSAESLRAGPSYGSSVAFGGAAATPGYETPSHSSTHLSDVSSHQRSMMEQFPSGYGGGGLVGLGPYQRHSQYSSGHIPGEINPDDIADDGDDEFEPRSRNAAAAAAGGAAAGGMLGGIFHRNGHTDPDYGPVPGNGLEAGMRNGAGQEKATARTGMSNRKKRGLIAGGVLALIVLAAIVGGALGGTLGAQHGHSASESPVSSAGSATSDTAQNGDLNKDSKEIQALMNNPDLHKVFPGMDYTPWGVQYPLCLKYPPSQNNVTRDLAVLSQITNTVRLYGTDCNQTEMTLHAIKQLELTDMKLWLGVWIDTNETSTTRQLNQLYKILDDTEDKSIFKGVIVGNEALYRAGPDIKSAEKVLISYIKDVTSELKKRNLSDMPVATSDLGDNWNAQLVDVVDVVMSNVHPFFAGVSVEVAAAWTWDFWQTHDVVLTKDTSKKQIISEVGWPSAGGKDCGSSPVCDSDTPGSVASIDNMNSFMADWVCQALENGTDYFWFEAFDEPWKVAYNEPGKEWEDKWGLMDSARKIKSGLKIPDCGGKTAS; encoded by the exons ATGAACTACGACGGCGACGACGACTATAATCGCAATCACATCTCCGCAGTTCCACTTCATCGCTATCCACAGACCTTGCGTCAGAACTCCTCCGTCACCCCCGGCGTAGACAATCTTGGCCCTTCTTCGGTCGGCGGTGGCATCAGCGGAATCGCTCTCGGCGTCGCCAACAGCCACGATCGCTTGAGCGGCATTGACGCAGTACACAGCATGGATCACGACGGTTTCACCGGCCCGGCCGAGCGCGGCTATCACACCACCGGCTCGGACAACCCGTACATCCCCTACAACCCGAATGTGAACAGCGCCGAATCACTACGCGCAGGTCCCTCGTATGGATCGAGTGTCGCGTTCGGTGGCGCCGCTGCGACCCCTGGCTACGAGACCCCCTCCCATTCATCGACCCATTTGAGCGACGTGAGCAGTCATCAACGCAGCATGATGGAGCAATTCCCCAGCGGATACGGTGGGGGAGGTCTGGTCGGCCTGGGCCCATATCAACGACATTCACAATACAGTTCGGGGCATATCCCGGGTGAAATCAACCCCGATGACATTGCAGATGACGGGGACGATGAGTTTGAGCCGCGATCGCGGAAtgcggccgcggccgcggcGGGAGGGGCAGCGGCCGGAGGCATGCTTGGTGGCATTTTCCATCGCAATGGCCATACCGACCCCGACTACGGCCCCGTCCCCGGCAATGGGTTAGAAGCGGGCATGCGCAATGGTGCAGGGCAAGAAAAAGCGACCGCCCGGACGGGCATGTCGAATCGCAAAAAGCGCGGGTTAATCGCCGGCGGCGTGCTCGCGCTCATTGTCTTGGCCGCGATCGTGGGCGGTGCGTTGGGAGGCACACTAGGTGCCCAGCACGGTCACTCGGCGTCCGAATCGCCTGTATCCAGCGCCGGATCCGCCACGAGCGACACGGCACAAAATGGCGATCTGAACAAAGACTCCAAGGAGATCCAGGCGCTCATGAACAATCCTGATCTTCACAAAGTGTTCCCCGGCATGGACTATACTCCCTGGGGTGTCCAGTATCCGCTGTGCTTGAAGTATCCGCCTTCTCAGAACAACGTCACCCGTGACCTGGCCGTGCTCTCTCAAATCACCAACACCGTCCGTCTATATGGTACCGACTGCAATCAGACCGAGATGACGCTGCATGCAATCAAACAGCTCGAACTGACCGACATGAAACTGTGGCTGGGTGTGTGGATCGATACCAACGAGACCTCCACGACCCGTCAATTGAACCAGCTTTACAAGATCCTCGACGACACGGAAGACAAGTCCATCTTTAAAGGAGTGATCGTCGGTAACGAGGCTCTGTATCGAGCCGGACCCGATATCAAGAGCGCCGAAAAGGTCCTGATCAGCTACATCAAAGACGTGACCTCGGagctcaagaagcgcaaCTTGAGTGATATGCCCGTGGCCACGTCCGATCTAGGTGACAACTGGAATGCGCAATTGGTCGACGTCGTGGATGTGGTCATGTCGAACGTGCACCCCTTCTTTGCGGGGGTCAGTGTGGAGGTCGCGGCCGCCTGGACGTGGGACTTTTGGCAAACCCACGACGTGGTCTTGACCAAGGACACGTCCAAGAAACAGATCATCTCCGAGGTGGGCTGGCCCAGTGCCGGCGGGAAGGATTGCGGTTCAAGTCCCGTGTGCGATTCCGACACGCCCGGTTCGGTAGCGAGTATCGACAACATGAATTCGTTCATGGCCGACTGGGTTTGCCAGGCTTTGGAGAATGGCACGGATTATTTCTG GTTCGAGGCCTTTGATGAGCCCTGGAAAGTCGCGTACAACGAACCCGGCAAAGAATGGGAAGACAAGTGGGGGCTCATGGATTCCGCACGCAAGATCAAGTCGGGTCTGAAAATTCCCGACTGTGGTGGCAAGACTGCGTCATAA